CTAGTTAGTGAAAGTGAAGTGGTGCTAAGAGAGAATTGGAGAACTGTGGAGGTTTCTCAGATACCATCCGTCTTGTATTGTTTTGTGAATACATCACCTGCAGCTTGTTTCCGCgcaatacaatgtttaacaaataagCTCTGAGTGAATGCAGATAGAATAGTCGTTCACTCCACTGGTAAACAAAATGGCTTTATATGTATAACACAGAGCTAGGGGaaccctttattttattttctcccaaaatacaatgaaaaatgagaaaataagaacaaaacagagCAAGTGTAGAACAAATGTAGAGATGCATTAGATATAGTGTGACATTGTTACATTGGGTATAACGCTCTTATATTAATAACTCTGTTATAATAGCATTAGTCATGTAACGAACAGTCAGTGGTTAAGCAGCTCTGGAACAAACTAATGCACAAAATCTATTTTGTGGAATATCCTAGCTATTCTGAAAAGCAATATCCATTATGTAGAAATCTCTAAATTTGATGGACAAATATAGTTATGTAATTGTAGAAACATAAACAAAACTTCTATTTTATGCCACTATTCTGCAACTGGCAACCGACTTATGGTTTAAAACTTGCGGCTATAGCTTATTTTGTAGGggtttacaatttttattttacattccaatatttttctgtttgaaaataattttagaatgTCTGTAATATCCCATTTATTTGACACAATTGATCTAACTTTTAAAAGCGTAACTTCATGCTTTGTTACTGTTTATGCTTATTAGCGCAACAAAAATGATTCTgcaactaacaaaaaaaaattattgctacAAATTTGCGTTGTCCTTTCACATTTGAATTATGAAATTACTTTTGTTCACACAAATAAGattatttgcaaataatttatttaccacAATGTTTTTCAGTGTCATTCTGTACACACAATTTACTGCTGACAAATGGTGTCTGTGGGGTGTAAATAtaatgtcatattttattttttaaactagaGTATGGGAGCCCATTGTAGGCTTTTCCAATGCATTTACCTGcagtaaatgcaaaaaaatacaagATTGCATTCTGAAGACCAGAGTGCTAACACAACCCTAGCAGAAATGACAATGATATGGTGTTCTTAGAAACAGTggttttaaatcatacttgccagctttggAGATCTCCAAAGCAGCTGCATCCTGGGGGTAATGGTCATGCGAATcgtgtcatcctggccccgccTCTCTGACAACATGTGTACCATTTTCGGCCTATtacagtagggggcggggccaggataATGCAATTAGCCCCGACGCCACCCACTTCATTAGCAAAGTGGACtggatgcgggaggttgccctgctctcctgtgAGAACTctccaaaatgcgggagtctcttggtcattccgggagagtaggcaatatCATTTTAAATGCGTTCTGAgcattaaaatgcattaaaaatgaaataaaaataaaaaatgctaatGGTTATAAGCATTAAGTGCATGTGAGTAAAACGATTGTATAGGTTTGAACGGACACTATTCCCAAAATATCaataaccaaataaaataaaaatcatgacTTTTGGGGGAATTTAAAGTCCTGTAGGAGCCTCACTCAGTGACACTCTAcaccataataaatataataataaattgattgATTTACTTTACTATTGTTTAACAGATCACTAACCTATTTCTTTCCTATATCTGCAGGATCAgtggaataaaaaaatgtttggtgTAGTCATTGTATCATACCTCCTAAATGTCTGGTTGTAGTTGGGACAGTCCTGTTTCATGCACCCAAAAATGGGCAAGACTtaatgcagtggatcccaaactttctcagttcgaggcacccttagggtctacataattattatttcaaatcacccttaagccaaaataattaccaagtagtcccctgcctttcttaccaccggccctggccacgCCAACCCTGTGAGATCACAGTGGCATCCCAAGGAGCCGTGACACACCGTTTAGGAAAGAGGGGTATGGCTTGAAAAAGAGTGCATGGTTGGGTGCATTAGTTTGTGTTTTGAGTGAAATGGGGACATGCAAATTGGAGGTGGGGTTTATATTCTGGTTTTGCATGTGTAAATATTGGGTGGTATGACTGTATAGATCTATACATCATATGGCTGCTCATTTCTCCACCCAAGTTGTCATTGTCTTGTTACTTTGTAGATCTCTCACTTCCGGCCTCCTGTAAAACATTAGATTATAGATGTCCTGGAGCAGTCAGTAGGAACAATATACTAAAAAAAGAATGTTGTAGAACGTGTACTGGTTACAAAAGGAcacaataagattttttttttcttttggggaATTCCTGTtttaccttttttgttttttaccccCAGGCTTAGGTTGGTTAAAAGCACAATAAAACCagaagagagagatagatagagagatcaTTTTCacctggacttttttttttttttttttattttgagtttCCTCAATAGCAAAATTTGTGTTTTAATATGAGGTCATTGTGACATcagtttaaccccccccccccccccccaaaaaaaaaccaaaacattgccACAGTCTATGAATTCTATGCGAGCCCCATAGACAGCCTAGGCTGAATGTCACCATAAGAAACCAGCAGCGTTGGGTCTCCCATTATAAAATGAACCCGCTACCAGATTGGTCAGCAGCCAATAATAAACAAgcgtgtggggggggggaaatgttCTGACCGCTTGTACTTGATCCAATAGTCCAACACTGACCACAAATTAGGATGTACTCTGGCTAACTTCTTCCCTCTTTCCCACCTTGCTTTTGCATAATGGGGTTCCTGGCTTCATGTATCTTTTAGTAAACAAATACTGCACAGTAAAACCTGTTGCATTGCCGCTAGTTGGGTGTGTGGAGGGGGAGTTCGATACAGGATCAAAAaccatgttttaaaaaaaaaaaaaaaaaaaagtgtataaataaaacaaaattacattttaatggaaaaaataggCTGTTTTGACCCATAACTACAAAAGTTGTTGGTATTGTGTCATCCACAAgtggttgttttgtttttcactgcACTACAGTTGTGGGAATTCACCAGAGGCAGCTATTCAAAAACTCAACAAAAATGTCCTAGGAGAAGAAAGGGGATCAAATCCCCCACTATCCTTGTACATGTGCAACGTCATCTTATGTATGTCATCTTCTGTTACAGGACAGGAAGATTATGACAGACTGCGTCCTCTTTCTTATCAAGATGTTCATTTGGTTTTAATTTGTTACGATGTTACAAGTCCCACCAGCTTTGACAATGTTTTAATAAAGGTAAGATTCCAGTTCTTTTTTTGTTAAATGGTACAACTGAGAACAGGTCCTAGGGGGGTAGGGGAGGGGGTTTGTGCGCTTGTCTCtatggggggagattcaattgagCGCATATTGCTGGCTATTACGGTAAGGAGTCTCCGATTGGCACAGTGTGTCTCCTTGGACTGCTCCGGAGACAAAtcgtgctgaattgaatctccccctatcaATGTCACTCATAACGCCATTTACCTGCAAACACTTACACGCCCAATctgaagaataataataataataataattctgttcAGCTGGGTCTTTGTTGGAGACAGATCTTTTAAAAGACATGTCCTTTAAACTCCCATTTGGTGCACTCTCCCAGACAATCCTATTTCCAGTAGAATTTGGTACCTGAATGTCTAATATCCTGACCCTGCCGACCTCCTTTTTGTCTTCTTTGCTGGATATGCCCTCAGACACTTCATTTGCTCAGTGTCAGATTGGACAAAGCCCAAGGCCAATAATTTTACTGGGACTTTTAATAATGTGATGTGATGTAAGCCTGACAACATGTGTTTGCTGTTTCCAGTGACCTCCACCAAAAAAACAAATCGTTAGACAGATGGCCGATAAGTGGTTAGATTCCACATTACTATGCAGAGAACAATAGAGGTAACTCTATTACTATTAGAGAATAGGTTTTCAGAAGATTCATGGTTTTAAAAGGACACCACTTGTTTCACAGTGGATAACTCGTAACAGGCGCAGATCTACATGTAACAAGGTTGCCCCTTACCTTTGCCTGTAGTATTGACAATTGTATTGCGTAAATCTGGTGTTTTTGGCTGAATATGGGCGGTAACAGGAGCTCTGCACTACACCATAATATCCCTAAAGCAAACAATCCCCATTCATTACATGGGGTCAGTTTGTGGTCCTTATGTCCTAGAAAATTGAAATGGTGCACTGCAAAATCTATTTCTGTGCATCTAGGTATGGCATGCGGGGGACAGTTTGGTGAAGGAAGTAAAACGCTTAAAAAACCAACCACCCTTGCTCCCAACCAGCCAGGATGATTTAGTGCAGAAGTTGGTGTAGATTGTCTGGCCAGACCCTCCCACTTCATATTTCACTTTGTATTGTATTCTTTTTAAGAAGAAGTcgcttgtgtgctacatgcattCACACCCTATGTGTCAGCTATCTACAGTCAGGCTGTAGATAGCTGGGTGACAGTGTCACAGGGATTTACCATATACTATCTAGTCCTTCTGTAGACCTGCTTCACTGTTTGGCAGAAAACTACATCTACCATCATCCAATACACCCTCACTGTATACAGAACTTTGAGGTGACTACGCTGCTCTGCACATAATGGAACTACATTTTGAAAAATTATATAAAGTCAAAACTTTTCTTGGCTTATGGAAACCACcacaaaatttttttatttacagataattCTCATTTAAACTTTGGCCTATTTCTAGTAAGTCATATAGAGGTACCTGGTCGCgttgagctctgattggctcgcTACAGCAGCCAGTCGTTGGACCCCAGCGAATCTTCATAGATTTGCTTGGTACAGATCCAGAAGACACTAAATCGTTACTGGCATCCTGACGTTGCCCATCAGGTTAGTCCCGCGCTGGGCACCTTACCACAATGAGAACCGTGGCTGACTATTGCTTGATATACAGAGACACATTGTTTGTTTAATAGAGAGGTCGGCAGGAAGACATATTGTGACTTTCCATTCAACCACTGTGGTGAAGTTCAAGGATGTCTTAAGCTGGCTGATGTTCTTTTACAGATTAATTTTCAATGTTCACATATATTACACAGACAGGCATAGTTTTCAGCAGTTTATCATGTTCATGATACACTGGGAAAGAAGTTTTATGTACTGCTTATCAATGCAAAGACTGATAAATATCCTGAAGAACACAGGGTGTGTATTGCTGAGACTGCAGTAAGGTATACAGCCTGCCATATGTTACAGTGAAGGTAACACTTTGACCTAGGTTAGTCAGACACCACATATTAACCACACAGCTATAGATGGAAGTTGGAATATTAACCTGCAGAAGTGCATCTGCTGTCTTACCATTGGTAATTAATGCACAGTGTAAGCTCTGTAACATTAGGACGTCTGCTCCTGTTGCGTTCAGTCTGGAGTTAGCATTCAGAATGTCACTATTTTAGAAGTGAGCAAGTATAAGGGCCATCTGAGCAGGACTATTTTCATTGCAGTCAATGGTGCCCTGCAAGCGCCCATTACACCTCTGTGCGACCTTCATTGCATATAGAGGCACATGTGTAACGGTCCTGTATGAAACACAGCTTGTACTTCCAAGTTGTTTTAATGCCTGGACCATTTGTGTTCCAAATACGCCAAAAGTAATGCTGTTTATGTTGTAACTGATACCTCGCCAGCACTTACCATAGTTACACAGCATGAAGGAGAATTTACAGAGAATACTGGTCTCCTTATATTATGAAGCCCATATGTGCAGAGTAACTTGCTGGATAGAATATGTAAAGCTTCTGACAAGTGATTGTGTAGACAGTATATATAGGCAGTCATTATCTGGATTAAATCAATATTAATGTGAATGCAGCCAATCGGTTCTCTTGGAaacggtgacatcactgagacaaagAGCCTTGTAGATATTACTGGCTCCTAATGAATTGATGGAATACATTCTCGTTAATATAGGCTCACctcacaacatggctgcctccataGTGTGTAGGAAGTGAGGAAGAAAACGCTCCAAAATGTGTATGAACCCTATATGTACACTGTTTCAAGTGCGATTTATTATAACAAACGCCTATAATTTCCATGATAACTTCAATTTTGCCCATAGAACTTAATTCATATATTTGACTTATTCACCTGACCATGAGCCGGCAGATTGTTTGCTCAGCTAAGACTAAATAAAATAGTATCCATAGACTCAAGTGAAGTAGATGAGATATGGGTTGAGAAGAATTCCTTGTAGagtgatagatttatttttattaaaatacgttttattaataacatcaagTATTAAAAAGTTACAGAAATTCATGAGGTACAGcggtaacatatataaatatggggCACACAACACTGCCCAACGATGCCTTTACAATTAGAAGTCAGCTGTACACTGGTTTGGCGAGTGATATATTTTTCTGGAAAGCAATTCTGACCGTTTGTTTTACATGTGGCGATATAAAAGAAATTGTTTAATATCCTCTGACACTAAATATAGCATTGTGGTTATTAAACATAGGTACACATTACGTTGTGTGTAAATATATCAATGACATATTTGGTCACACATGCCATAGAGTTGCTAATTAATGTGCAACTAAACCTTATTCCTTAGACTGTCCATATGCAGGAAACATTGAATGTTGGCCTCAATCttgcatgtttatttttaaatccttTTAGCTGATGATTACGTAGTGTGGCCCAGTCCTACCAGTCAAAATGTAATTCAGTTGGATTTAATCTGGTAGGATGGCAAACCCGTCATGCAAGGACCTCCGCTGCCATGTTGGAGGTGCCATTTACCATCCCACTTGTGGAAGGGGCATTCTTCCAGCTAGCTCGCATGGCAGTCCGGACTAGTGCCAGTGTTACCAGATCTCTGTAATCCCATCCTATGTGACTAAATTGCCGACAAATCCTTTTGATATGATCAAATTTCGCATGTGTGGAGGTTTGCATCAGGAATGTGTGATCTGTTTTGCAGACAGCAACAGTGACAATGGAAAATCTATCACAACACTGTACTTTATTCATTCTGCAATAATTTTATTTCTTCAGATGTTGTTATTTAAAAAGTTCAGAATAAGCTATGTCTTTGTAATTAGACTAGAAGATGCTGTGGATAAATTGTAGTGGATCTGACCCTGTCTCCCCTCGTCTTTCAGTGGTATCCTGAAGTGCATCACTTCTGTCGAGGTGTGCCTATAGTGCTGATCGGCTGTAAAACAGACCTGCGCATGGACAAAGAACGCCTGCGGAAACTGAAATCTGCTCAGCAGGAACCAATCACATACTTCCAGGTAACGAACATGACCCGTGATCTTACAGGTGTACACATTCCAATTCTGAATTTGACTGATGGTCAGAATACTGATAGTTATTGGGGTAATCAAGGCAAGGGGCAGTCTTTAGATTTAGATAGTGACTTTATATCCTGGGCTAGTGCAACAGGAAACCCAAGCCTTCCATCCACTGCCATGAAAGATGTAATCTTTCTAATATGCCTATGCCAGTATGCTGGATTATTGCATTGAACATGTGAAAACCAGATGTAAATGGTGCAATAAAAGTCAACAGTGTTCAGGAGCTTTTCATGTGTATGTTCAGAAGACAGTGCTCTGTGTTGCCCACATCATGCTGCATTGTAAGAATGTTTCCTACCTTTAAAGAGGATCTGTCATCCAGTATTTTCTCTCATTGGACCCTAGTCACAAAAGTTTAATTTAAGTGTCGGATGCAATAGTAGTATAACAAGCCATGAAATTGGGGGAGAATAATCTAATGTGGACAGGTCAACACACAAATAGAACTTGTCCATGAAACATGTCATTGTGATTCTTGCCAACTATGAGTGGAAAAACTTCAGCCAAGGGCAGTGGTGGGGGCAGCATTGTACACTCCAGGAGCGTGATATATCTGCAGTAATGCAAAAGCAAAACGGGCAGATCAATTGTTTCCACCTGTGGAACAAATAGGCAATTTCATCAAAATATGGTCCATCAAGAACTCCAAAAGCAAGCTATCAAAACCTGGATATTAAATAAACCTGGTCAGTTTGCAAACTCACAATAAATATGAATCTGATAAATGAGGTTAAGTGGCCCAGATTGAATAATGTCAGATTGTAATGCAATAAAGTTCTAATATTATGCTGCTTATTATTGTGGATTTGCATTATATAGGGGTGGATAAAAGAGAATACATAAACcagggatatacaaggtaggcacatgcagatgtgaaaacaaagggtaaggaAGGCCCCACTTGTGAGCTCTTACAATCTGGTGGGAACAGGGGAGTGCTAAAACGAAAGAAGTGAGTGTGACTTGGGATGGTAGTATGGGTAAACCGGTGGGAGAAGGGTATGAGAAGAATTTAGTTACCCAACTAAAAAAACGTGATCACCTTAATCATTATTAAATCTGCTCAACTATGCTAACGAGGGATggatatattttgcatttatactTATTTCCTGGAAGTATGTGATTTTGGTTGTCCCAAAATGCTGCTGTTGGGGCTGGTTCTCCCTCACTGTCCTTCTAAAACGTCTCCTTTTACAAggtatattatgtttttatgttgttgTGTACCTGTCCAGTGCTCTATAATTAGGTTTACAGAAAATCTGTATAAGCCACAAACCTTAGAAGTAAATCTTGACTCCTATAAAGCCCTCATCCTGGATTATGGGAGGTGTAAGCTCATAAAGGTAGAATTAGTTTTAGGAGCCGTGTTCTATACAATGATACATGGTTGTAAAACCATTGAAGGAACATATGAAGTTATGGTAAGAAGAGCCACGAGTATGATTCAGAACCCGTTTACTTGGAAAGAAATGATCAGGCAGTTTACAGAGCCAAGTTATTTTTCATGATTGAAATGCTTCTGAGTCTCTGCATCTGCGTCCTTGTGTCATTCAAGTTCTCGGACTGGCTGCATGATTACGTATACAGTGTTGTGTAAAGCTAGGGCTACACGACGATCTGCCATATGATCACTGGAAGGTATTGGGTAAGCCAGAGGCCATTGGTTGATGGGTCACCTATGTGAGACTGAGTTGCACAACCTAGATAGGCCACCACACGTGGTCAGACAGCTGCACACTTAGCAGGTCCCATCGGAGACCTTTATTGCCACATCTGACATACTATACAATCGCTGTAGTGACCTAGCCCTAGTTTGTCAGAAGTACCTATAAGAAGACAATGTAACAAAGACCAGAGGGAAGTATATATTTCAGGAAGCAAAAGTCTCCAGGCTGCTGCAACTTCCCCATAGTGAGTGCAGAGGAAGCTAGGACTGCTTTCTTCATGCTCAGTGGCTGCATTGACAGGAATATGAGCTAGTACTGTAACCAGTAAGAATGATCCTCTTACAGGGCATCTTGATGATCACTAAACGTACCCCGTGGAGTCTGACGTATAAAATGCTCAGATAAAACTTGGTTTGCGTTGAATGTATACATTGTAATTTAAGGTGATCCGTTTGACCAAATTGAGCCATCATTGTACTGTCTGCGCTTCAGTGGTCTTATCAGATTCAGTTGGTTATGGTGGAAACCCAGGTCTAATAGTGACCCACATGTGGGAGAACCATACCTGGACCAGTAATACGAAGCATTTTCACCTGGTTATTCAGACACATTAACCTAGTTGTTTGGTGATCATGATGAACAGCCATGTTGCTATGTTTGTTGTTACCACCGTGCTGTggatatttagtttatttttctataaatgttctgTAAACTTAGATGATCTGCACAAATATGTGAATATCTCCAACCCTTAAATCATTCCTGCTCCAACATGATCTATAAATAATTACCTGCTCTTGCCTTAAAGGGAGAAGCAACTGGAAAAACCATACAAGCCGAGGACTACCTTGAATGTTCAGCCAAGTTTCAGGAAAATGTAGACAATGTTTTTAGAGAAGCCACATTGATTGCACTGAATGGCATGAAAAAGGAACAGAGGATGAAAAGGAAAAAGATTTGTCTCCTTCTCTGAGACTTCTACATTTGAACTCCTTCCTTCTCTGGCACATCCTGACCCTTCCCTGGACTGAGATTTAAAAAGCATCTGGactattttattgtaaatagatttaattttaaatattctttGAGTATTTTCCAACTCATGTTTTATTCTGCTGTTGAGTAATCATGGAAAATTTTAACTTGAAACAGTGAGTAAAGTTTGCCAAGTTAATTTGGGCAGTGGCTCTTTATCAAAGGAGACTAATGCTGGTGCTCTGCATCTGTGTAATACTTGTATATTGATGGTGTAATTAAGGTTTATCAGTGAGATGTGAATCTATCATACAGCCTTGTACATCTATCATACAGCCTTGTACATCTCTTCCCTGTCTGCAAAGCAGGCAAAGTGCAATTTGTATGCAAAGCATTGTAGACTGCAATAACAACAACACCTTAAGATAAGGAGGCCCAACCAAAGTGCTAAGGCCTAATGGTATATATTTCCTGGCTACACCTCCAGCTCTCCATTAAACCTAGTGTCGTCTCACTCAAGCTGAACTCCCTAAGATGGTTCATGAGGAAG
The Mixophyes fleayi isolate aMixFle1 chromosome 1, aMixFle1.hap1, whole genome shotgun sequence DNA segment above includes these coding regions:
- the RHOF gene encoding rho-related GTP-binding protein RhoF codes for the protein MTQPPNGAVTNGTREPSKGRDKGRKEVKMVIVGDGGCGKTSLLMVYAKGSFPEQYAPSVFEKYMTTIPIGNKEICLHLYDTAGQEDYDRLRPLSYQDVHLVLICYDVTSPTSFDNVLIKWYPEVHHFCRGVPIVLIGCKTDLRMDKERLRKLKSAQQEPITYFQGEATGKTIQAEDYLECSAKFQENVDNVFREATLIALNGMKKEQRMKRKKICLLL